The Tenacibaculum sp. MAR_2010_89 genome has a window encoding:
- a CDS encoding anhydro-N-acetylmuramic acid kinase, which translates to MLEDSYRIIGLMSGTSLDGIDLVYVEFKKSNFQEFEILFSETISYSKIWRKRLEEAISFSKEKLIELDVLYGNFLGKVIKKFIQEKGIEKIDFIASHGHTILHQPDKGFTLQIGNGQIIANVTQQKVICDFRSQDVEYGGQGAPLVPIGDKLLFSNYEYCVNLGGFANVSFEKGNERLAFDICPVNIVLNYYTRKIGLEYDDGGHLASKGLINKELLEALNNLSFYKAVSPKSLGLEWVKEFIYPLIDKNEKDIPSILRTFIEHVAIQIGSIIKESSRTLFTGGGVFNAFLIEQIKFYTNQRVVLPKKELVDYKEALIFAFLGLLRVENQVNCLASVTGAAKDHSSGEIFYPNN; encoded by the coding sequence ATGTTAGAAGACTCTTATAGGATTATTGGTTTGATGTCAGGAACTTCTTTAGATGGAATAGATTTGGTTTATGTTGAGTTTAAGAAGTCTAATTTTCAGGAGTTTGAAATTTTGTTTTCTGAAACCATTTCTTATTCTAAAATTTGGAGAAAACGGTTAGAAGAAGCTATTTCTTTTTCAAAAGAAAAATTAATTGAACTAGATGTGTTATATGGTAATTTTTTAGGAAAGGTTATTAAAAAATTTATACAAGAAAAAGGCATTGAGAAAATTGATTTTATTGCATCGCATGGACATACTATTTTACATCAACCTGATAAAGGATTTACTTTACAAATAGGCAATGGACAAATAATAGCTAATGTTACTCAACAAAAAGTTATATGCGATTTTAGAAGTCAAGATGTAGAATATGGAGGGCAAGGAGCTCCTTTGGTTCCAATAGGTGACAAGTTATTATTTTCAAATTATGAGTATTGTGTAAATCTAGGTGGTTTTGCAAATGTTTCATTTGAGAAAGGTAATGAACGATTAGCTTTTGATATTTGTCCAGTTAATATTGTACTTAATTATTATACAAGAAAAATTGGTTTAGAATATGATGATGGTGGTCATTTAGCATCTAAAGGATTAATAAATAAAGAATTATTAGAAGCGTTAAATAATTTGTCGTTTTATAAGGCAGTATCTCCAAAATCATTAGGATTGGAATGGGTTAAAGAGTTTATTTATCCTCTAATTGATAAAAATGAAAAAGATATTCCATCTATATTAAGAACTTTTATTGAGCATGTAGCTATACAAATTGGTTCAATAATAAAAGAATCTTCCAGAACTTTATTTACTGGAGGAGGTGTTTTTAATGCATTTTTAATAGAACAAATAAAATTCTACACAAATCAAAGAGTAGTTTTACCTAAAAAAGAACTTGTAGATTATAAGGAAGCTTTAATTTTTGCTTTTTTAGGATTGTTACGTGTTGAAAATCAGGTTAATTGTTTAGCATCAGTAACTGGGGCAGCAAAAGACCATTCTTCTGGTGAAATTTTTTATCCAAATAATTAA